The Streptomyces sp. NL15-2K genome contains a region encoding:
- a CDS encoding aldo/keto reductase, whose amino-acid sequence MQYRTLGRTGVQVSSLALGAMNFGKIGRTTQVEATAIVDAALEGGINLIDTADMYSDGESEELVGKAIAGRRDDIVLATKAGMPMGDERNHRGSSRRWLVTELDNSLRRLGVDHVDLYQVHRWDPSTSDEETLSALTDLQRAGKIRYFGSSTFPAYRIVQAQWAAREYHLSRYVTEQPSYSILQRGIESHVLPVTEQYGLGVLVWSPLASGWLSGAIREGQEITTSRSTFMPERFDTATPFNRARLDAVEQLAKVADEAGLTMIQLALGFVTAHPAVTSALIGPRTPAHLHSQLAAADTVLSADVLDAIDAIVAPGTDLAAHEKYDTPPALLDPSLRRR is encoded by the coding sequence ATGAACTTCGGCAAGATCGGACGCACCACCCAGGTCGAGGCCACCGCCATCGTCGACGCCGCTCTCGAGGGCGGGATCAACCTCATCGACACCGCCGACATGTACAGCGACGGCGAGTCGGAAGAGCTGGTCGGCAAAGCCATCGCCGGCCGCCGCGACGACATCGTGCTGGCCACGAAGGCGGGCATGCCCATGGGCGACGAGCGCAACCATCGGGGCAGCTCACGCCGCTGGCTGGTCACCGAGCTGGACAACAGCCTGCGCCGGCTCGGTGTCGATCACGTCGATCTCTACCAGGTCCACCGGTGGGACCCGAGCACCAGCGACGAGGAGACGCTGTCGGCTCTGACCGACCTGCAGCGCGCGGGAAAGATCCGCTACTTCGGCTCCTCGACCTTCCCGGCGTACCGCATCGTGCAAGCTCAGTGGGCCGCCCGCGAGTATCACCTGAGCCGTTACGTCACCGAACAGCCCAGTTACTCGATCCTGCAGCGCGGGATCGAGAGCCATGTGCTCCCCGTGACCGAGCAGTACGGGCTCGGTGTCCTGGTGTGGAGCCCGCTGGCCTCGGGCTGGCTGTCGGGAGCGATCCGCGAGGGCCAGGAAATCACCACCAGCCGCTCGACGTTCATGCCGGAGCGCTTCGACACCGCCACCCCGTTCAACCGGGCCAGGCTCGACGCCGTCGAGCAGCTGGCCAAGGTCGCCGACGAGGCCGGCCTGACGATGATCCAGCTCGCGCTCGGTTTCGTGACCGCGCATCCCGCCGTGACCAGCGCGCTCATCGGCCCCCGCACGCCGGCCCACCTGCACTCGCAACTCGCCGCCGCTGACACCGTGCTCTCCGCCGACGTACTCGACGCGATCGACGCGATCGTCGCCCCCGGCACGGACCTGGCCGCGCACGAGAAGTACGACACTCCGCCCGCGCTGCTCGACCCGTCACTGCGGCGCCGCTGA
- a CDS encoding metalloregulator ArsR/SmtB family transcription factor, which produces MTAPVSHQPQGGWRAHPRLGDSTRRAIFESLVAAPKPAREPADLLPVSRPAVSQHLKVLKEAGLVADQAEGTRRVYRVQPAAIAAMREYLDRMWDHALAAFEAAVEQDAEADTEQDATQPPEPAEGPES; this is translated from the coding sequence GTGACTGCTCCCGTCTCGCACCAACCCCAAGGTGGATGGCGGGCGCACCCTCGACTGGGTGACTCGACCCGGCGCGCGATCTTCGAGAGCCTGGTGGCGGCCCCGAAGCCGGCGCGCGAGCCGGCCGACCTGCTGCCCGTCAGCCGCCCGGCGGTCTCCCAGCATCTGAAGGTGCTCAAGGAGGCCGGACTGGTGGCCGATCAGGCGGAGGGTACCCGGCGGGTGTACCGCGTCCAGCCCGCCGCGATCGCCGCGATGCGCGAGTACCTGGACCGGATGTGGGATCACGCACTGGCCGCTTTCGAGGCGGCCGTGGAGCAGGACGCCGAAGCGGATACGGAGCAGGACGCGACACAACCACCCGAGCCCGCGGAAGGACCGGAATCATGA
- a CDS encoding LLM class flavin-dependent oxidoreductase yields MPHTSRPRFGIMTAPMQVDYHDVLRVWREADMIPEIEHAWLFDHLMPIGGDPDGPTHEGWTLLSALAAHTRRLRLGVLVTSNRFRPPAMLAKIATTVDIVSGGRLDFGIGVGSRPSPPLARREYAAHGLPFHDTAHAVGSLAEACAVIRRLWTEDKPFDFHGTYHHLTGAFGNPKPVQRPHPPILIGGRSSATLRVVAEHADMWNIPGGDIDDVVDRSALLDRYCAEIDRDPASVTRSIHLPVSYDQPRVTQDAIRDAVDAGFRHIVLGLPAPYPAEVARWVTDELISTSA; encoded by the coding sequence ATGCCACACACGTCCCGGCCTCGTTTCGGGATCATGACCGCCCCCATGCAGGTCGACTACCACGACGTCCTGCGGGTCTGGCGAGAGGCGGACATGATCCCGGAGATCGAGCACGCATGGTTGTTCGACCACCTCATGCCGATCGGCGGTGACCCGGACGGACCGACCCACGAAGGCTGGACCCTGCTCTCGGCCCTCGCCGCCCACACCCGGCGCCTGCGGCTCGGGGTGCTGGTGACCAGTAACCGGTTCCGGCCGCCCGCGATGCTGGCCAAGATCGCCACGACCGTCGACATCGTCTCCGGTGGACGGCTCGACTTCGGCATCGGCGTCGGCTCACGGCCCAGCCCTCCCCTGGCCCGGCGCGAGTACGCGGCACACGGCCTGCCCTTCCACGACACCGCACACGCCGTGGGGAGTCTCGCCGAAGCCTGCGCGGTGATCCGGCGGTTATGGACCGAGGACAAGCCGTTCGACTTCCACGGCACCTACCACCACCTCACCGGAGCATTCGGCAACCCCAAACCCGTCCAGCGCCCCCACCCGCCGATCCTCATCGGCGGACGCTCGTCCGCGACACTGCGCGTGGTCGCCGAGCACGCCGACATGTGGAACATCCCGGGCGGCGACATCGACGACGTCGTCGACCGCAGCGCACTGCTGGACCGCTACTGCGCCGAGATCGACCGCGACCCCGCCTCGGTCACCCGCTCGATCCACCTGCCCGTCTCCTACGACCAGCCCCGTGTCACCCAGGACGCGATCCGCGACGCTGTCGACGCGGGCTTCCGGCACATCGTCCTCGGACTGCCGGCGCCATACCCCGCCGAGGTCGCACGGTGGGTCACCGACGAGCTCATCAGCACGTCGGCCTGA
- a CDS encoding class I SAM-dependent methyltransferase yields the protein MTTRTRQPVRPHPLFARFYAKIAGPALDKAGITEHRKRLLSGLTGEVVEIGAGNGLNFSHYPPEVTRVLAVEPEPRLRALAEQAAATAPAPVEVTDGVAEQLPVEDASFDAAVVCLTLCSVADAQAALTEIHRVLRPGGQLRFFEHVRADSPAMRRVQRALDATVWPLLMGGCHTGRDTRSAIAAAGFTITSMEKFPFPETRLPSPAATHILGTAERRPPEGTR from the coding sequence ATGACCACTCGGACCAGGCAGCCTGTCCGGCCCCATCCGCTCTTCGCCCGCTTCTATGCCAAGATCGCCGGCCCCGCCCTGGACAAGGCCGGCATCACGGAACACCGCAAGCGCCTGCTGTCCGGCCTGACCGGCGAGGTCGTCGAGATCGGCGCGGGCAACGGGCTGAACTTTTCGCACTACCCGCCGGAGGTGACGCGGGTACTGGCCGTCGAACCGGAGCCGCGCCTGCGCGCGCTGGCCGAGCAGGCCGCCGCCACGGCCCCGGCGCCGGTGGAGGTGACCGACGGGGTCGCTGAGCAACTGCCGGTAGAGGACGCCTCGTTCGACGCGGCCGTCGTCTGCCTGACCCTGTGCTCGGTGGCCGACGCGCAGGCTGCGCTCACCGAGATCCACCGTGTCCTGCGACCCGGCGGACAGCTCCGCTTCTTCGAGCACGTACGCGCCGACTCACCCGCCATGCGCCGCGTCCAGCGCGCGCTGGACGCCACCGTCTGGCCCCTGCTGATGGGCGGCTGCCACACCGGGCGCGACACCCGATCCGCCATCGCCGCCGCCGGGTTCACCATCACATCGATGGAGAAGTTCCCCTTCCCCGAGACCCGCCTGCCCTCCCCGGCGGCCACGCACATCCTCGGCACAGCGGAGCGCCGCCCCCCGGAGGGCACACGATGA
- a CDS encoding glycosyltransferase family 87 protein, with translation MDPDDPPAVTPWLHQRASLPARLAVVALLAVMVHRATTVPRPGLDNTFVVAAARTFLDGRSPYTNPRFLYLPSSVLAAVPEALLDDRVLRVAGPCIAAALVLTGWLLALRIFGVPAHSRLAVLVAGGLAYLMPFWSVVVLANWTASSVALMPLALLFAARGRWTAAGVVTGFAIALKPMLAPLLLLFLLARAWRGAAAVVLLPLVASVTAALAMPRPDLFLTRVLPFLLRGQDDFARPYDASLVTVLPRLSVPVWIATAAALGLAGAGLLLARRRWHGGGDPRARLVETAAMLMFATFLVSRPAFLHYALVPLLPLLASAGVPGSAPRSPWFWIALLPQVPAFAWPLLEAPERRAFKDAAMLCLLAVVVGARCRHSAGTGRPNAPAVPPETSRAGT, from the coding sequence GTGGACCCCGACGATCCCCCCGCCGTCACTCCCTGGCTGCACCAACGCGCCTCACTCCCGGCCCGGCTGGCCGTCGTCGCGCTGCTCGCGGTCATGGTCCACCGAGCCACCACCGTCCCCCGTCCCGGCCTGGACAACACCTTCGTAGTGGCCGCCGCCCGCACCTTCCTCGACGGCCGATCTCCCTACACCAACCCGCGTTTCCTGTACCTGCCCAGCAGCGTGCTCGCCGCCGTGCCCGAGGCGCTGCTCGACGACCGGGTCCTGCGCGTGGCCGGTCCCTGTATCGCCGCCGCCCTGGTCCTCACCGGCTGGCTGCTCGCCCTGCGGATCTTCGGCGTGCCCGCGCACAGCCGCCTGGCCGTACTCGTCGCCGGTGGACTCGCCTACCTCATGCCGTTCTGGAGCGTGGTCGTCCTTGCCAACTGGACCGCCTCCTCGGTGGCACTGATGCCGCTCGCCCTGCTGTTCGCCGCCCGCGGGCGCTGGACGGCCGCGGGGGTGGTGACCGGGTTCGCCATCGCGCTGAAACCCATGCTCGCCCCGCTCCTGCTGCTCTTTCTCCTCGCGCGGGCCTGGAGGGGAGCCGCCGCCGTTGTCCTGCTCCCGCTCGTCGCCTCCGTCACGGCGGCGCTGGCCATGCCCCGGCCCGACCTCTTCCTCACTCGCGTCCTGCCCTTCCTGCTGCGCGGGCAGGACGACTTCGCCCGCCCCTACGACGCCTCACTGGTCACCGTCCTGCCCCGGCTCTCCGTTCCGGTCTGGATCGCCACTGCGGCAGCTCTCGGCCTGGCCGGGGCGGGACTGCTGCTCGCCCGGCGGCGCTGGCATGGCGGCGGTGACCCCCGCGCGCGGCTGGTGGAGACCGCCGCCATGCTGATGTTCGCCACCTTCCTCGTCTCGCGGCCCGCGTTCCTCCACTACGCCCTGGTGCCGCTGCTGCCGTTGCTCGCCTCGGCGGGCGTACCGGGGAGCGCTCCCCGCTCGCCCTGGTTCTGGATCGCCTTGTTGCCCCAGGTCCCCGCGTTCGCCTGGCCCCTGCTGGAGGCGCCCGAACGCCGGGCGTTCAAGGACGCCGCGATGCTCTGCCTGCTCGCGGTCGTGGTCGGTGCGCGGTGCCGGCACTCGGCCGGCACCGGGCGGCCGAACGCCCCGGCCGTCCCCCCGGAGACCTCCCGGGCGGGAACATGA
- a CDS encoding DNA alkylation repair protein, with the protein MTTGPLKELRSELRDHAAPHVRAQLERVLSPAADDELLGVRVPVMRELARRYRELSLEGVDVLLHSRVHEERFAGLLVLAEQVRSAQGADLEALVDFYVARTECVDNWDLVDASAHVVLGPWLLDGPPDALDALDVLDELAGSDWLWDRRIAMLATLALIRAGRFESTFRLVLRLRRDPEPLIHKASGWMLREIGRRDEQAMVDFLDRNLAGLPRITVRYATERLAPDERARFVKTR; encoded by the coding sequence ATGACGACTGGCCCCCTGAAGGAATTGCGGTCCGAGCTGAGGGATCATGCGGCGCCCCATGTCCGCGCGCAGCTGGAGCGGGTGCTCAGCCCCGCGGCCGACGACGAGCTGCTCGGCGTACGCGTTCCGGTGATGCGCGAACTCGCCCGGCGATACCGGGAGTTGTCGCTGGAGGGCGTGGACGTTCTGCTGCACAGCCGGGTGCACGAGGAGCGGTTCGCCGGTCTGCTGGTCCTGGCCGAGCAGGTGCGGAGCGCACAGGGCGCTGACCTTGAGGCACTGGTCGATTTCTATGTGGCGCGCACCGAATGCGTGGACAACTGGGATCTGGTGGACGCTTCCGCGCATGTGGTTCTGGGGCCGTGGCTCCTGGACGGACCGCCGGACGCGCTGGACGCGCTGGACGTGCTGGACGAGCTGGCCGGGTCGGACTGGCTGTGGGACCGCAGGATCGCCATGCTGGCCACGCTGGCGCTGATCCGCGCCGGCCGCTTCGAGTCGACCTTCCGGCTTGTCCTCAGGCTGCGCCGGGATCCGGAGCCGCTGATCCACAAGGCGTCTGGGTGGATGCTGAGGGAGATCGGCCGCCGCGACGAGCAGGCGATGGTGGACTTCCTCGACCGGAATCTCGCCGGGCTGCCGCGGATCACTGTGCGGTACGCGACCGAGCGCCTGGCGCCGGACGAGCGGGCCCGTTTCGTGAAGACGCGTTGA
- a CDS encoding SRPBCC family protein, with product MSEPTQTQDTVRKTVTVATTPERAFEVFAERFGSWWPREYHIGKVDMADFVVEPEAGGRWYEVGVDGSECDTGRVLAYEPPDRLVLAWHLDGEWQYDPDPAHASEVEVRFVAEGEGRTRVELEHRHFERHGAGAPAVRGGVESPRGWDYCLAAYAGRFAA from the coding sequence ATGAGCGAGCCCACCCAGACGCAGGACACGGTACGCAAGACGGTCACTGTCGCCACCACACCTGAACGTGCGTTCGAGGTGTTCGCCGAGCGGTTCGGCAGCTGGTGGCCGAGGGAGTACCACATCGGCAAGGTCGACATGGCCGACTTCGTCGTCGAGCCCGAGGCCGGCGGACGCTGGTACGAGGTCGGGGTCGACGGCTCCGAGTGCGACACCGGACGGGTGCTCGCGTACGAGCCGCCCGACCGACTCGTGCTGGCCTGGCACCTGGACGGAGAGTGGCAGTACGACCCTGACCCGGCGCACGCCAGCGAGGTCGAGGTGCGCTTCGTCGCCGAGGGCGAGGGACGTACCCGAGTGGAGCTCGAACACCGCCACTTCGAGCGCCACGGTGCCGGAGCGCCCGCGGTGCGCGGCGGCGTGGAGTCCCCGCGGGGCTGGGACTACTGCCTGGCCGCATACGCGGGCCGGTTCGCCGCGTAA